The following DNA comes from Bacteroidia bacterium.
ATGCTTGTGAAGGTTCAAGTGCCAGATTATAGCCTCCTTCGTAGCCTCCTTCGTTAATCCACATGCCGAGGTAAGGAATTTGATCGGAATCCCAATGAAAATGCAGGTTTAGCGGGTTTAAATGTAAGCTGGCAAAACCTTGAGGAACCCGACCTTGATGGTAATATTTACGGGTAGTTTGTGAAGAAAAGGGTCGGAAGATGTTTAAAAGTTCCCCGTTTTCGGCCATGGGAAACGGATGAATACTACCGGATGCTCCTAAGCCTGGATCCTGTTGGGCCAGTTCAACCGAGTGGGTAAAGGGCCATTCCCAGGTGTCGCCCGACTGTGCAGCAAACAAAGGGTGAAAGGTCCAGAAGCCGGGAATAGCAAAGGATTCAAAGTTTTGAATGTGGTAATCGAATCTTATTTTTAAGTTGTTTAAACTGATTGTTCGTTCAAAACGGTACTTCCAAACCCTGCCCATTACGGAGCCAAATAAGCTATTATCCTGAACCTGCATGGACCAAGGCTGGCACCATAACTCGCCGTGGTCGGGAATAGGCCACTGTTGACCATTCCAAAGAAAAGTTTCTTTATCAATTGCCGGGAAACATTCGTCAATGCCACTTTTGTCGTACTCTGAAAAGGCGGCACCGTAGTTGGGTATGCTTAAGGCTTGTTGGCTTTGCCAGAGTAATTCTTTTTGAAGCGGTTTGTAAACCAAGGAGGCTATTTTGCCCCCCAACTCGGGATAGCAACTAAGCTTTAGCAGGTGGTTTTCAAGCTCCAAACATTTCATAGCGCAAGGTAATACGGTTTACAAAACACCGGGCGAGGAACTTGGTTTTGTGCCTTGCCCGGTCGTTACCGAATGCTTAAAAAGACAATATTCCGTTGGCGCGGAGCAAAGTCTCCTGAACTGAAACTATTGCCAGAAAAGGGCTTAGGCTCCTGCTTTGGCGATGAATTTAACCACCGGATTTTTCTTGGCCGGAAGGGATTTCAAATACACATACAAGGCTTTTAAATCCTGCTCGGTCATGTTTCCGTACATGGTCCAAGGCATGATGGATTGCATTTCGCCGGGTTTAACGGCCGGTGCGTGGTAATTGGAATCTACATAGGATTTAAAGCGGGCCACAAACGCTTGTTGGCTCCAACTGCCAATACCTGTTTCTTCGTCGGGGGTGATGTTTGGGGTGCGTAAAACACTGCCATCGGGCATTTTAAATTCCCTGCCTCCGGAGTAAGCCAGTTCGCGGATAATTTGTCCTTTTTCGGCTTGGGTATGGCACTCAATGCAATTGGCTGAGTTAGCTAGGTATTCGCCATAAGCCAACACATTGGAGGTGTCGGGTTTTTTAGTAAACTGGGCTTTTTGCGGAATGGTTTTTAGGATAATGCTAAACGGAAAGGCCGGTTTTGATTCCGGAACTTGTTTTTCGATGGAAGGCAAGGAACGTAAATAGGCAATAACGGCGATTATGTCAAGGGAATCCAGTTTGCCATAACTGGGGTATGGCATCACCGGAAAAAAGGCATGACCATCTCTGGAAACACCACAGGTTATGGCTCTGAAAATTTCTCCATCGGTCCAGTCTTTGAGTCCAAACGGTGTAATGTTGCGGGAGTAAAATTCGCCCGGGAAGCCCAGCTCTTTGTTAAATGTTTCGCCTCCGTTTCCTAAGGTTCCGGGTGTGATCGGGCCGGAATATTTGGTCCAATCTCTGGTGGAGTGGCAATCCATACAAACCATAACACAATTGGCCAGGTATTCGCCTCGCTTAACCAATTCGGGAGTGGATTCGATTTTGATGTCGGGCGCTGCACCCACATTTGGCATGGTGAGTTGGATGTAAGAAACCAAGGTTACAATGCCCAATAAAATGAGGACAAAAATTCCTAAAACAATTTTTAATACTTTTTTCATAGGATAATTAAAGGCCTCTAATGTACCTGCTTTTTGGTATTTTGCAAGTGGCCATGATTGATTTTTTTACTGTTTTTTGTTCAAACCGGTTTCCGGGGAAGGAGTTTTCCTTGTCGGGTGGTAATAAAACCGGGTTGTTTTAATACCTGTCGTTCAGGTATTTGGGGGTGGTATCCCTTTCATTGTTGTTTTTCAGGCGGTATCCAACTTCAATTGTGAATTTTGAGTTCGTAAATCGCACTTCCTGTCTACATTTGTGCCAAAGCCATTGCCGGTGGGAGAAATAAAACGACAAGGAATCAGCAACACCCTTTACATGTATTTGGGTTTAGGGGTAGGCTTTTTAAATACCTTATTTGTTCAACCCGAACTACTTACTACCACCGAAATTGGATTAACCAAGGTGTTGTTTTCCTTTTCCATGTTGTTTTCCACCTTGTTACCCATGGGTGCAAATAACATCATACTAAGGTATTACGCTCGTTTCAAAAATGCTGAAAAAGGTGATCATGGCTTTCTGGGATTGGTAACCGGAATCACACTCCTGGGCTTTTTAGTTTATGGCTCCCTGCTTTTTTTATTC
Coding sequences within:
- a CDS encoding c-type cytochrome, with product MKKVLKIVLGIFVLILLGIVTLVSYIQLTMPNVGAAPDIKIESTPELVKRGEYLANCVMVCMDCHSTRDWTKYSGPITPGTLGNGGETFNKELGFPGEFYSRNITPFGLKDWTDGEIFRAITCGVSRDGHAFFPVMPYPSYGKLDSLDIIAVIAYLRSLPSIEKQVPESKPAFPFSIILKTIPQKAQFTKKPDTSNVLAYGEYLANSANCIECHTQAEKGQIIRELAYSGGREFKMPDGSVLRTPNITPDEETGIGSWSQQAFVARFKSYVDSNYHAPAVKPGEMQSIMPWTMYGNMTEQDLKALYVYLKSLPAKKNPVVKFIAKAGA